The Streptomyces sp. NL15-2K genome contains a region encoding:
- a CDS encoding type II secretion system F family protein — protein MELETLVTLTTGIALLTCVLAVVGVHTYAKGKAQRAALVDRLTSAGQIPVTGRRRHFRNLDRRLRRTNLGRKLELRLAATGLDITPGEFFAAMLAVVAGLWLIGQATLAPFFGPLAGLLGIWAAVQFLNWQRQQRIEKFINQLPELSRILANATHAGLALRTAIGMAAEELEAPAGEELAKVANQLAVGATMDDALGEMADRLPSRELVVLVTTLVLSNKAGGQVVSALRNLTETLEERKETRREVRTQLSQVNMTSYAVPVLGVGSLFLMNGVKDGALDRMTGSPVGQGAVVVAFALYTVGFVLIRRLSRIDV, from the coding sequence ATGGAACTCGAGACACTCGTCACGCTCACCACCGGCATCGCGCTGCTGACCTGCGTACTGGCCGTCGTGGGCGTGCACACGTACGCCAAGGGCAAGGCCCAGCGGGCGGCACTGGTCGACCGCCTGACCTCCGCCGGCCAGATACCGGTCACCGGCCGCCGGCGCCACTTCCGCAACCTGGACCGCCGGCTGCGCCGTACGAACCTCGGCCGGAAGCTGGAACTCCGCCTGGCGGCGACCGGCCTGGACATCACCCCCGGCGAGTTCTTCGCCGCCATGCTGGCCGTGGTCGCGGGCCTGTGGCTGATCGGCCAGGCGACCCTGGCCCCCTTCTTCGGCCCGCTCGCGGGTCTGCTGGGCATCTGGGCGGCGGTCCAGTTCCTCAACTGGCAGCGGCAGCAGCGCATCGAGAAGTTCATCAACCAACTCCCCGAACTTTCCCGCATCCTGGCCAACGCCACCCACGCGGGCCTGGCACTGCGTACGGCGATCGGGATGGCGGCGGAGGAACTGGAGGCGCCGGCGGGCGAGGAACTCGCCAAGGTGGCCAACCAGTTGGCGGTCGGCGCGACGATGGACGACGCGCTGGGGGAAATGGCGGACCGCCTGCCGTCCCGGGAACTGGTCGTCCTGGTCACGACCTTGGTCCTGTCCAACAAGGCGGGCGGCCAGGTGGTGAGCGCCCTCCGGAACCTGACGGAGACGCTGGAGGAGCGCAAGGAGACGAGGCGCGAGGTCCGCACCCAGCTGTCCCAGGTCAACATGACGTCGTACGCGGTTCCGGTGCTGGGCGTGGGCTCGCTGTTCCTGATGAACGGCGTGAAGGACGGCGCGCTGGATCGTATGACGGGCTCACCGGTGGGCCAGGGGGCGGTCGTCGTGGCGTTCGCGCTGTACACGGTGGGTTTCGTCCTGATTCGCCGCCTGTCGCGGATCGACGTCTGA
- a CDS encoding DUF5936 domain-containing protein encodes MALLLALLMGLGVWGIFAGIRMYRAEAKLPGDLAVALEVGATRTGAVDSLIDRMGMRYAPAVLRLMGPKQVAKYRRKIDLAGNPGGLTIDRYAARRAVYGFLGGVGFLVFLLRGDVLVALLLLAFGAFWTEVGIWSAIRIRKDVIERTLPDFLDVLAVVVSAGLGFRQALDRVASKYEGPWADELRITLRQMDLGMSRRQAFAELRRRNDSEQVAMFVTALQQGEELGAPIVDTLVSLAKDMRRTDAQNARRKAARAVPKATMMITTFMVPATMILLGAGLILGSGTDFGSITGE; translated from the coding sequence ATGGCACTCCTACTGGCACTGCTGATGGGCCTCGGCGTCTGGGGCATCTTCGCGGGCATCCGCATGTACCGGGCGGAGGCGAAGCTGCCCGGTGACCTGGCGGTCGCCCTGGAGGTCGGCGCCACCCGCACCGGCGCGGTGGACTCCCTGATCGACCGCATGGGCATGCGCTACGCCCCCGCGGTCCTACGGCTGATGGGCCCCAAGCAGGTCGCGAAGTACCGCCGCAAGATCGACCTCGCGGGCAACCCCGGAGGCCTGACCATCGACCGCTACGCGGCCCGCAGGGCGGTCTACGGCTTCCTGGGCGGCGTCGGCTTCCTGGTCTTCCTGCTGCGGGGCGACGTACTGGTGGCCCTGTTGCTGCTGGCCTTCGGCGCGTTCTGGACGGAGGTCGGCATCTGGTCGGCGATCCGGATCAGGAAGGACGTGATCGAGCGGACGCTCCCGGACTTCCTGGACGTGCTGGCGGTGGTGGTGAGCGCCGGGCTGGGCTTCCGCCAGGCGCTGGACCGAGTCGCCTCGAAGTACGAAGGCCCCTGGGCGGACGAACTCCGCATCACCCTCCGCCAGATGGACCTCGGCATGAGCCGCCGCCAGGCCTTCGCGGAACTGCGTCGTCGCAACGACTCCGAGCAGGTGGCGATGTTCGTGACGGCGTTGCAGCAGGGGGAGGAGCTGGGGGCACCGATCGTCGACACGCTGGTGTCCTTGGCCAAGGACATGCGCCGCACCGACGCGCAGAACGCCCGCCGCAAGGCCGCGCGGGCGGTGCCCAAGGCCACGATGATGATCACGACGTTCATGGTTCCGGCGACGATGATCCTGCTGGGAGCGGGGTTGATCTTGGGGTCGGGGACGGACTTCGGGTCGATTACGGGGGAGTAG
- a CDS encoding histidine kinase, with amino-acid sequence MLTVKRRAAADGDQAPLGPPALDDETSTGGTGGTAGTGGTGGTAGAGGNPDPAEDRAHANAPAPAPPPALAPAPVLAIPVQVNALQAMCRQVFGFRLAMIALAAPAALLNATPGVGARLVGAAVVLTFMTSYALFRDWERFGPLLLRHPTLLALDTLFGSLLLISAGPDSTLAYVSVCTPLLAGIAYSWRGAAVFASLQSLILLLVHTTLANGRTSPAEALLLPGFCVITGAVGSTLRNLMLRFGAATQALTTVKARLAVTEAVSAERARLAREMHDSVAKTLHGVALAADGLAYSAGARVKDPALIKRQAELVARSARRAAAESRELLADLRRESDPAHTTDILSELAARTHDFTTRTSLPATYTPTGDRSTPRVPPAVARQLLTIAAEAMDNAHRHASATRVDVQAGVHGDVLRISVYDDGRGMPADTTLEHLRKAGHFGLVGMVERAASIGARVDIGQGAHEKGTEVRVELPLAALNPENPENPENP; translated from the coding sequence ATGTTGACGGTGAAGCGACGCGCGGCCGCCGATGGTGATCAGGCTCCACTGGGGCCACCTGCGCTGGACGACGAAACCAGTACGGGTGGTACCGGTGGTACTGCTGGTACCGGTGGTACTGGTGGTACCGCTGGTGCTGGTGGGAATCCAGACCCGGCCGAAGACCGGGCGCACGCCAACGCACCCGCACCCGCACCCCCACCCGCACTCGCACCCGCTCCCGTTCTCGCAATCCCAGTCCAGGTGAACGCCCTACAAGCCATGTGCCGCCAGGTCTTCGGCTTCCGCCTGGCCATGATCGCCCTGGCCGCCCCCGCCGCCCTCCTCAACGCCACCCCCGGCGTCGGAGCCCGCCTGGTCGGCGCGGCCGTGGTCCTCACCTTCATGACCTCGTACGCCCTCTTCAGAGACTGGGAACGCTTCGGCCCCCTCCTCCTGCGCCACCCCACCCTTCTCGCCCTGGACACCCTCTTCGGCTCCCTGCTCCTGATCTCCGCCGGCCCGGACAGCACCCTCGCCTACGTCAGCGTCTGCACTCCCCTCCTGGCCGGCATCGCCTACAGCTGGCGAGGCGCGGCAGTCTTCGCCTCCCTCCAGTCCCTGATCCTCCTCCTGGTCCACACCACCCTGGCCAACGGCCGCACAAGCCCCGCCGAGGCGCTGCTCCTCCCCGGCTTCTGCGTCATCACCGGCGCGGTCGGCTCCACCCTGCGCAACCTGATGCTGCGCTTCGGCGCGGCCACCCAGGCCCTGACGACCGTCAAGGCCCGCCTGGCCGTCACGGAGGCGGTCAGCGCGGAACGGGCCCGCCTGGCCCGGGAGATGCACGACTCGGTGGCGAAGACCCTCCACGGCGTGGCCCTGGCAGCCGACGGCCTGGCGTACTCGGCGGGCGCACGCGTCAAGGATCCCGCCCTCATCAAGCGGCAGGCGGAACTGGTCGCCCGCTCGGCCCGCAGAGCGGCAGCCGAATCCCGGGAACTCCTGGCGGACCTGCGTCGCGAATCCGACCCCGCCCACACCACGGACATACTGTCCGAACTGGCGGCCCGCACCCACGACTTCACGACCCGCACCTCACTCCCGGCCACCTACACGCCCACCGGCGACCGATCGACCCCCCGTGTCCCACCAGCCGTGGCCCGCCAACTCCTCACCATCGCAGCGGAGGCCATGGACAACGCCCACCGGCACGCGTCCGCGACCCGCGTAGACGTACAGGCAGGAGTCCACGGCGACGTACTACGCATCAGCGTGTACGACGACGGCCGAGGCATGCCTGCCGACACCACCCTCGAACACCTCCGCAAGGCAGGCCACTTCGGCCTGGTCGGCATGGTCGAGCGGGCGGCGTCGATCGGAGCCCGCGTCGACATCGGCCAGGGAGCCCACGAGAAGGGGACGGAAGTCCGCGTGGAACTCCCCTTGGCGGCTCTGAACCCAGAAAACCCAGAAAACCCGGAAAACCCCTGA
- a CDS encoding response regulator transcription factor, producing MPRTPLRVVVADDNPVVRAGLTALLSGREDITVAAEAADGREACEAAHRHRPDVILLDVRMPRMDGISALPYLVGIAPVMMLTYSRETEIVQEAVRRGACGYLVHGEFTVDQLVTAVRGAATPRMDATAYEDTEAVIPQMDREPPSPPGHFTFRGDPLPLTSRKGLSQLQSSVRQSSRLRFRLSTREAEIMDLIASGMNNQQIAATCFISEKTVKNHINRIFAKLHSTSRSEAAAKWLGTAPGSLRGLG from the coding sequence ATGCCCCGCACCCCCCTACGGGTCGTCGTGGCGGACGACAACCCGGTGGTCCGGGCAGGCCTCACCGCCCTGCTCTCCGGCCGCGAGGACATCACGGTCGCAGCGGAGGCGGCCGACGGCCGAGAGGCCTGCGAGGCGGCCCACCGCCACCGCCCCGACGTGATCCTCCTGGACGTCCGCATGCCTCGCATGGACGGCATCTCGGCACTCCCGTACCTGGTGGGGATCGCCCCGGTCATGATGCTGACGTACAGCCGAGAGACGGAGATCGTCCAGGAGGCGGTGCGGCGGGGGGCATGCGGTTATCTGGTCCACGGTGAGTTCACGGTGGACCAACTTGTCACGGCCGTGCGGGGGGCGGCCACCCCACGCATGGATGCGACTGCATACGAAGATACGGAAGCCGTCATTCCGCAGATGGACCGTGAACCACCCTCTCCACCAGGTCATTTCACCTTTCGAGGCGACCCTTTACCTCTCACTTCCCGCAAAGGGCTTTCGCAACTGCAATCAAGTGTGAGACAGTCGTCGAGGTTGCGGTTCCGGCTGAGTACGAGGGAGGCGGAGATCATGGACCTCATCGCATCGGGCATGAACAACCAGCAGATCGCCGCCACCTGCTTCATCAGCGAGAAGACGGTCAAGAACCACATCAACCGCATCTTCGCCAAGCTCCACAGCACGAGCCGCTCCGAGGCGGCGGCGAAGTGGCTGGGTACGGCGCCGGGTTCGCTTCGAGGACTGGGGTGA
- a CDS encoding pilus assembly protein TadG-related protein — translation MTRRRRYSDAGQAFPIYIVVVAGLLFLAFAYLAVGQAAANRNGAQTAADAAALAAALDTRDQLAGKWVEDVLDPTKWQAIFDGNGVPYDGCGRAVQLAAQNDAGVNDCWSPKLLEYTVEVQTNKTVGDSIVPGTEGKKSTASSTAVIEPLCTFKLPGEGAGGDVLPELTCKDADWELDPDDLADLPDPEDLFDVHLAD, via the coding sequence TTGACACGGCGCCGTAGGTATAGCGACGCAGGGCAGGCTTTCCCCATCTACATCGTGGTGGTGGCGGGCCTGCTCTTTCTCGCGTTCGCCTACCTCGCGGTCGGCCAAGCCGCAGCGAATCGGAACGGTGCCCAGACGGCAGCCGACGCGGCGGCACTCGCGGCGGCCCTTGACACCCGGGACCAACTCGCGGGCAAGTGGGTGGAGGACGTACTCGACCCCACGAAGTGGCAGGCCATCTTCGACGGCAACGGAGTGCCGTACGACGGCTGCGGGCGCGCAGTCCAACTGGCCGCGCAGAACGACGCCGGAGTGAACGACTGCTGGTCACCGAAGCTTCTGGAGTACACGGTCGAGGTGCAGACCAACAAGACCGTCGGAGACTCGATCGTCCCGGGTACGGAGGGCAAGAAGTCCACGGCATCCTCCACCGCCGTGATCGAGCCGCTCTGTACGTTCAAACTCCCCGGGGAGGGTGCAGGAGGCGACGTACTGCCGGAGCTCACCTGCAAGGACGCGGACTGGGAACTGGACCCGGACGACCTCGCCGATCTGCCGGATCCCGAGGACCTCTTCGACGTCCATCTGGCCGACTGA
- a CDS encoding OmpA family protein, translating into MTPMAPRLVLTVAVATILALGTTPAQADDTPNVPPGTEPTATAPVNVDANDPDLKLPEGATLAEAKVLDIKLVVEDQSGDERREDTNADVKFALQAEVLFGKDSAKLGAEARARISTIAEEIKTQNSTRIRVFGFTDNLGSSAHGDVLSRQRANAVQAVLDQELNDANVTFEVRGYGEQYPISSNATEAGRKKNRRVEVSFPRTES; encoded by the coding sequence ATGACACCCATGGCTCCTCGCCTCGTTCTGACCGTCGCCGTCGCCACGATCCTCGCCCTCGGCACAACACCAGCCCAAGCCGACGACACCCCCAACGTCCCCCCAGGCACCGAACCCACCGCCACCGCCCCCGTAAACGTCGACGCCAACGACCCCGACCTCAAGCTCCCCGAGGGCGCCACCCTCGCCGAAGCCAAAGTCCTCGACATCAAGCTGGTCGTCGAAGACCAGAGCGGCGACGAACGCCGGGAAGACACCAACGCGGACGTGAAGTTCGCCCTCCAGGCCGAGGTGCTGTTCGGCAAGGACAGCGCGAAGCTGGGCGCGGAGGCGAGGGCCCGTATCTCGACGATCGCCGAGGAGATCAAGACCCAGAACTCGACGAGGATCCGCGTCTTCGGCTTCACGGACAACCTCGGCTCCTCCGCCCACGGCGATGTCCTGTCGCGGCAACGCGCCAACGCCGTACAGGCAGTCCTGGACCAGGAACTGAACGACGCGAATGTCACCTTCGAGGTACGCGGCTACGGCGAGCAGTACCCGATCTCGTCCAACGCGACGGAGGCGGGACGAAAGAAGAACCGACGGGTGGAGGTCTCCTTCCCGCGAACGGAGAGCTGA
- a CDS encoding Arc family DNA-binding protein yields the protein MSDVMIRVPAEVRDQLAAVAEARGTSLRALMQEIAAETLTPDQIKERADRTRALLAELFGHYVTDEESAEMRRKMREATAAHRAALSEAESSR from the coding sequence ATGTCTGATGTCATGATCCGCGTGCCCGCCGAAGTCCGTGACCAGCTCGCCGCCGTGGCGGAGGCGCGTGGGACCAGCCTCCGTGCCCTTATGCAGGAGATAGCTGCTGAGACTCTGACCCCCGACCAGATCAAGGAGCGGGCCGATCGCACCCGTGCCCTACTTGCCGAGCTGTTCGGGCACTACGTGACGGATGAGGAATCCGCAGAGATGCGGCGCAAGATGCGGGAAGCCACTGCCGCTCACAGGGCTGCTCTCTCGGAGGCGGAGTCGTCCCGTTGA
- a CDS encoding helix-turn-helix transcriptional regulator, whose protein sequence is MNHTCWKLSREHRAAEDCVEPSEMVAEREQIRLALALGQLVYDRRVALGLTQSALGERLGMAADKVEAVELGGLLPITADLLIRLAAALDVTVDLHVGSDESNTVSFDEHAA, encoded by the coding sequence ATGAACCACACCTGCTGGAAGCTGTCGCGGGAGCATAGAGCGGCTGAGGACTGCGTCGAGCCCTCAGAGATGGTTGCGGAGCGTGAACAGATTCGTCTGGCGCTCGCACTGGGACAGCTGGTGTACGACCGTCGAGTGGCCCTTGGGCTGACGCAGTCGGCCCTGGGTGAGCGCCTAGGGATGGCCGCCGACAAAGTGGAAGCCGTCGAACTGGGGGGTCTTCTCCCGATCACTGCGGATCTGCTGATCAGGCTGGCAGCGGCACTCGATGTCACGGTGGACCTGCATGTGGGCTCCGATGAGAGCAACACTGTGTCGTTCGACGAACACGCGGCCTGA
- a CDS encoding DUF4394 domain-containing protein → MLSAPGTGSAAPAATPSLRAFGITGDGTLMATFTTDKPSELNWVKAITGLVGDQKLIGIDYRVQDGLMYGVGDQGGIYTIKTPPATSDVVITKVSQLQVALYGTNFDIDFNPAADRLRVISDNGQNLRHNLHDHTTVEDTILTTPPNTGPTRGVTAAAYTNNDLNAATATTLFDIDTTKDQVVIQAPANNGTLSPTGSLGFDAGPNAGLDIFSYLTNGKTTSVAAFATLTPKGAATPSLYSVNLFTGEATPVAQVSQLPLNITDLALTLTGS, encoded by the coding sequence ATGCTGAGCGCGCCGGGCACCGGCTCCGCCGCCCCCGCCGCCACCCCCAGCCTGCGGGCGTTCGGGATCACCGGCGACGGCACCCTGATGGCCACGTTCACCACCGACAAGCCGAGCGAGCTCAACTGGGTCAAGGCCATCACTGGCCTGGTCGGCGACCAGAAGCTGATCGGGATCGACTACCGGGTCCAGGACGGCCTGATGTACGGCGTCGGCGACCAGGGCGGCATCTACACGATCAAGACCCCGCCGGCCACCAGCGACGTCGTCATCACCAAGGTCTCCCAGCTCCAGGTCGCGCTGTACGGGACGAACTTCGACATCGACTTCAACCCGGCGGCCGACCGGCTCCGCGTGATCAGCGACAACGGCCAGAACCTGCGGCACAACCTCCATGACCACACCACGGTCGAGGACACCATCCTGACCACGCCGCCGAACACCGGGCCGACCCGGGGCGTCACCGCCGCGGCATACACGAACAACGACCTCAACGCCGCGACCGCGACCACGCTGTTCGACATCGACACCACGAAGGACCAGGTCGTCATCCAGGCGCCGGCCAACAACGGCACCCTCTCCCCGACCGGCTCCCTGGGCTTCGACGCCGGCCCCAACGCGGGCCTGGACATCTTCAGCTACCTGACCAACGGCAAGACGACCTCGGTCGCCGCCTTCGCCACGCTCACCCCGAAGGGCGCCGCCACGCCGTCCCTCTACAGCGTCAACCTCTTCACCGGCGAGGCGACGCCGGTCGCCCAGGTCTCCCAGTTACCACTGAACATCACGGACCTGGCCCTCACCCTCACGGGCAGCTGA
- a CDS encoding PucR family transcriptional regulator, whose translation MDSLFAELARQASAHARREVETYVREIPEFGFLDANPRARSEALDYAVWFRRRTVELSPDNGELTEDDLGYIASMGELRAGAGMSFESRQRVLELHTALMLREINEATDAQRGGSVDELMRLMSWFAPQGERGIGAYRNGFVTVLRRRLPYVEQVALLARSLLAGDPTAAELAPVVGMELPEHYAVTVIRVPDRPVGDRDLESEIEALVKTHQVPVMWCPRGGGRGGELIALVPSDAGAGTDGGADAVAGDTEAVRLRAVTDLVPDLVHDLVRDFADALGRPCAAGTATGPLSELADALDRARRISRAAPLRRASARLRPHTMADVFVELAVADMPFVDEWLRTVAGRLEPGPDLLVTLDAYYRCDMNRGAAAAALNVHPRTLDYRLRRVRELTGIDPGSTHGVRILSSVVTRRLSGAWH comes from the coding sequence ATGGATAGCCTCTTCGCCGAGTTAGCCCGGCAGGCGTCGGCCCACGCACGCCGGGAGGTCGAGACGTACGTGCGTGAGATCCCGGAGTTCGGGTTCCTGGACGCGAACCCCCGGGCCAGGTCCGAGGCGCTGGACTACGCCGTGTGGTTCAGGCGCCGCACGGTCGAACTGTCACCGGACAACGGTGAGTTGACCGAGGACGACCTCGGCTACATCGCGTCGATGGGCGAACTGCGGGCCGGGGCCGGAATGTCGTTCGAGTCCCGGCAGCGGGTCCTGGAACTGCACACCGCCCTCATGCTGCGCGAGATCAACGAGGCGACCGACGCCCAACGCGGCGGCAGCGTCGACGAACTTATGCGGCTCATGAGCTGGTTCGCCCCGCAGGGCGAGCGCGGCATCGGCGCCTACCGCAACGGCTTCGTCACGGTGCTGCGACGCCGTCTGCCGTACGTCGAACAAGTCGCCTTGCTGGCCAGATCGTTGCTGGCCGGAGACCCCACAGCGGCGGAACTCGCCCCGGTCGTGGGAATGGAGCTGCCCGAGCACTACGCGGTGACGGTGATCCGGGTGCCGGACCGCCCCGTCGGCGACCGTGACCTGGAGAGCGAGATCGAGGCACTGGTGAAGACTCATCAGGTGCCGGTGATGTGGTGCCCGAGGGGCGGAGGCCGGGGCGGTGAGCTGATCGCCCTGGTGCCCAGTGATGCCGGGGCCGGGACCGATGGCGGGGCCGATGCCGTGGCCGGCGACACCGAGGCGGTACGGCTGCGCGCCGTAACCGACCTCGTACCTGACCTCGTACACGATCTCGTACGGGACTTCGCCGATGCTCTCGGCCGCCCCTGCGCCGCCGGCACCGCGACTGGGCCGCTGTCCGAACTCGCCGACGCCCTCGACCGCGCCCGGCGGATCAGCAGGGCGGCCCCGTTGCGTCGGGCGTCCGCGCGGCTGCGGCCGCACACCATGGCGGACGTCTTCGTCGAACTCGCCGTCGCGGACATGCCGTTCGTCGACGAATGGCTCCGTACCGTGGCCGGGCGCCTCGAACCCGGCCCGGACCTCCTCGTCACGCTCGACGCGTACTACCGCTGTGACATGAACCGTGGCGCGGCGGCAGCGGCCCTCAACGTCCATCCGCGCACCCTGGACTACCGCCTGCGCCGCGTACGGGAACTCACCGGCATCGACCCGGGCTCGACACACGGCGTGCGGATCCTCAGCTCGGTCGTCACTCGGCGGCTGTCGGGAGCGTGGCACTGA
- a CDS encoding alpha/beta fold hydrolase, protein MADNGNNGGAHAADSSTDTDTDTDTDTATDTDTHGTAPYPSAPSRRHALRRLAASAGGAALAVGVGAGVARAATEGGGTARRPHTGVRTYVLVHGTHSAGAFWTAIGRELALRGHRVVAVDQPLHGTERFMPKAYQTQDLRALATEASPVAALTLDDFERRVTGAVRRAARLGGPVVLVGHSLGGASVSRVADAVPEHLAHICYMAAFCPSRSMPSPDACTASPEGQRAISPVDRIIGDPEKLGVVRLNWRTSDRRDLAAFKEMICADHTDAEFLRVLEGMQTDESTTVYAGRAVGRAGTWGRIPRTYLRFGKDRTVATELQDRMIAEADELTPDNRFTVHNFPNAGHLGPPDPTRVTDLLHGLPL, encoded by the coding sequence ATGGCAGACAACGGAAACAACGGCGGCGCGCATGCCGCAGACAGCAGCACGGACACGGACACGGACACGGACACGGACACGGCCACGGATACGGACACGCACGGCACGGCCCCGTACCCCTCGGCACCGTCGCGACGCCACGCGTTACGGCGGCTCGCCGCATCGGCCGGCGGCGCCGCACTCGCCGTAGGTGTCGGCGCGGGAGTCGCTCGGGCGGCGACCGAGGGCGGCGGCACCGCACGACGTCCCCACACCGGCGTGCGTACGTACGTCCTCGTGCACGGCACGCACAGCGCCGGCGCGTTCTGGACGGCGATCGGGAGGGAACTGGCCCTGCGCGGACATCGCGTCGTGGCCGTGGACCAACCCCTGCACGGCACCGAGCGGTTCATGCCGAAGGCCTACCAGACGCAGGACCTCCGGGCTCTCGCGACGGAAGCCTCGCCGGTCGCCGCGCTCACCCTCGACGACTTCGAGCGGCGCGTCACCGGTGCCGTACGCCGTGCCGCGCGGCTCGGCGGTCCCGTGGTGCTGGTCGGGCACAGCCTGGGCGGTGCTTCGGTCAGCAGGGTCGCCGACGCCGTACCCGAACACCTTGCGCACATCTGCTACATGGCCGCGTTCTGCCCCAGCCGAAGCATGCCTTCCCCCGACGCCTGTACGGCCTCTCCCGAGGGACAACGCGCCATAAGCCCCGTGGACCGGATCATCGGAGACCCGGAGAAGCTGGGGGTGGTGCGCCTCAACTGGCGTACCTCCGACCGCCGTGACCTCGCGGCGTTCAAGGAGATGATCTGCGCGGACCACACGGACGCCGAGTTCCTGCGGGTACTGGAGGGCATGCAGACGGACGAGTCGACGACGGTGTACGCGGGGCGGGCCGTCGGCCGGGCGGGGACGTGGGGGCGGATTCCCCGCACGTATCTGCGGTTCGGCAAGGACAGGACCGTGGCCACGGAGCTCCAGGACCGAATGATCGCGGAAGCCGACGAACTCACCCCGGACAACCGTTTCACGGTCCACAACTTCCCGAACGCCGGCCACCTCGGCCCGCCCGACCCCACCCGCGTGACGGACCTCCTGCACGGCCTGCCCCTCTAG
- a CDS encoding LysR family transcriptional regulator has translation MDTEAVRSFVRAAELGQLRHAADELGVTQQAVSKRIATLERELDVRLFTRTARGVELTLDGRAFLPHARNIITGVDRAITAIRPGSRALRIDVLGLRSAQAVILHDYWRSHPETDLDVVTLRVNDPRVAVTAVQAGDIDASFRSVTDPATLPREVRMIHAFDSPLELLVGPRHPLASARTLTPSQLRRHRIWVPGIAPGSEWAEFYDQLATDFDLRIDAAGPHFGDEVLLDLLADSADVATLVGSRDRYTWPTNHDLRRIPIVNPTLAYPLSLILPRANPHPGLQAIINHFGSLAPLPETAWLPSWGSRATTPRRSDGTMENNLSGR, from the coding sequence ATGGATACCGAGGCGGTGCGGTCGTTCGTCCGCGCGGCCGAGCTCGGACAGCTGCGACACGCCGCCGACGAGCTCGGCGTAACGCAACAGGCCGTGTCGAAGCGGATCGCGACCCTCGAGCGCGAACTCGACGTCCGGTTGTTCACCCGCACCGCCCGCGGGGTCGAACTGACACTCGACGGCCGGGCTTTCCTCCCGCACGCCCGGAACATCATCACGGGTGTCGATCGCGCCATCACCGCGATCCGACCGGGCTCGCGGGCCCTTCGGATCGACGTTCTCGGCCTGCGATCCGCGCAGGCCGTCATCCTGCACGACTATTGGCGGTCGCATCCCGAAACCGACCTCGACGTGGTGACTCTCAGGGTCAACGACCCGCGTGTCGCGGTCACCGCCGTCCAAGCGGGCGACATCGACGCCTCGTTCCGCTCGGTCACCGACCCGGCCACACTGCCGCGCGAGGTGCGAATGATCCACGCGTTCGACTCCCCGCTGGAACTCCTCGTCGGCCCGAGGCACCCCCTCGCCTCCGCACGAACACTCACACCGTCCCAGCTGCGCCGGCACCGGATCTGGGTGCCGGGTATCGCGCCGGGAAGCGAATGGGCGGAGTTCTACGATCAGCTCGCCACCGACTTCGACCTCCGCATCGACGCCGCCGGCCCGCACTTCGGCGACGAGGTACTCCTCGACCTCCTCGCGGACTCCGCGGACGTGGCAACCCTCGTAGGCTCGCGCGACCGGTACACCTGGCCGACGAACCACGACCTACGCCGCATCCCGATCGTGAATCCGACGCTCGCATACCCGCTCTCGCTCATCCTCCCCCGAGCGAATCCGCACCCAGGCCTCCAGGCGATCATCAACCACTTCGGAAGCCTGGCACCGCTCCCCGAGACGGCCTGGCTCCCCTCCTGGGGGTCCCGGGCGACGACACCACGCCGCAGCGACGGAACCATGGAAAACAACCTGTCGGGTCGCTAG